A single Mercenaria mercenaria strain notata chromosome 9, MADL_Memer_1, whole genome shotgun sequence DNA region contains:
- the LOC123547319 gene encoding uncharacterized protein LOC123547319, whose product MATNNTILCVPCKSRGVSLTSVKYCKTCKEPLCKCCAECHKTFKATKDHELTQCVEQKSLLATCNDLGNLQMCNQHPNKQTEFYCAGHDTLLCSFCLLKSDNHKQCAKIIEIDGAGKSFISSHFTDNVIDACQKTFESTENTITEIEKANECASKSIDALRCEIEGIRSKMLEAFDRQTNHIMQSVSGDFLDNSTKCKQAIKNLENFEKRVKESETIFKNAVENGATADVFRGVISVLGQCEHFQKEIEQTERLCSRQKVTFERSDLVHALVVDQNPLLLCNLDKAELKLPNSHPGRLKSDFRNHIALIPNDIVSKDTEGQRDSIVESQSSPESLSSRLTHDLKTSSSDAEIEEEFGGSASVKKHQSFLNIEVSYSRSFDVELSEDANPWFGGIVCLPDERLILSDYNNKRIIMVRNDSIISEKEIELKPGNLTLFNQYLVVCLMKKNKLLIMKIKENDLKEYSYLQTRYHPKYVQTVDHERILVSSQQRNGEWYLDLMKLQGQKWRSTRINVELTGSYDGYKLAVQHVPDLQGFRIIQCCEDSDTVQCYHESGGPAIFQYEAENTSSVITDHFGYIFITRHPGEVQVLAPDGTYVTCIHRNAMQRIKFSAFNKSMDKLFITTYKDSMIHVLDVKREEYV is encoded by the coding sequence ATGGCAACAAACAACACAATTCTGTGTGTACCATGCAAATCGCGTGGTGTTTCTTTAACATCTGTGAAGTACTGTAAAACTTGCAAAGAGCCATTATGTAAATGTTGTGCAGAATGTCACAAAACATTTAAAGCAACGAAAGATCATGAATTGACTCAATGTGTGGAGCAAAAGTCACTGCTTGCAACTTGTAATGATTTAGGAAATCTTCAGATGTGTAATCAACACCCTAACAAACAGACCGAGTTCTATTGCGCTGGTCATGATACATTGTTGTGCAGCTTCTGTTTGCTTAAATCAGACAACCACAAGCAGTGTGCAAAAATAATCGAAATAGATGGTGCCGGGAAGTCCTTTATTAGCAGCCACTTTACGGACAATGTCATAGACGCATGCCAAAAGACTTTCGAATCAACAGAAAATACCATAACTGAAATTGAAAAAGCTAACGAATGTGCAAGTAAAAGTATAGACGCTTTGCGGTGCGAAATCGAAGGCATTCGTTCAAAAATGCTTGAAGCATTTGATCGTCAAACAAACCATATAATGCAGTCAGTTTCTGGTGACTTTCTAGACAATAGTACTAAATGTAAACAGGCGATAAAGAATCTAGAGAACTTTGAAAAGAGAGTCAAAGAAAGTGAAACAATTTTTAAGAATGCCGTTGAAAATGGAGCAACAGCTGACGTGTTTAGAGGCGTAATATCTGTTCTTGGACAGTGTGAGCATTTCCAGAAAGAAATAGAACAGACAGAACGACTTTGTTCACGGCAGAAAGTTACATTTGAAAGGTCTGACCTTGTCCATGCCTTAGTTGTAGACCAAAATCCATTACTGCTCTGCAACTTAGACAAAGCTGAATTGAAACTGCCAAACAGTCACCCAGGTCGACTAAAAAGTGATTTCAGAAACCACATTGCTTTAATACCAAATGACATTGTTTCAAAGGACACAGAAGGGCAACGCGATAGTATCGTAGAAAGTCAATCTAGTCCCGAAAGTCTGTCTTCAAGGTTAACTCACGATTTAAAAACTTCAAGCAGTGATGCTGAAATAGAGGAAGAATTTGGTGGTTCAGCATCTGTCAAGAAGCATCAGTCATTTCTTAATATTGAAGTCTCGTATAGCAGAAGCTTCGACGTAGAACTGTCCGAAGACGCGAACCCTTGGTTTGGTGGTATCGTGTGCCTTCCAGATGAAAGACTTATCTTGTCTGACTATAATAATAAACGAATAATCATGGTTAGAAATGACTCTATCATCTCAGAAAAAGAAATTGAACTCAAACCTGGAAATCTAACTCTTTTCAACCAATACTTGGTAGTTTGCCttatgaagaaaaacaaattgctGATTATGAAGATAAAAGAGAATGACCTGAAAGAGTACAGCTATTTGCAAACTCGATATCATCCAAAATATGTGCAAACCGTTGATCATGAAAGAATACTTGTTTCATCTCAACAAAGAAATGGAGAATGGTATCTGGATCTGATGAAATTGCAAGGACAGAAGTGGCGTAGCACCAGAATTAATGTTGAACTCACAGGCAGTTACGATGGATATAAGCTCGCTGTTCAACATGTCCCAGATCTACAGGGTTTTCGAATTATTCAATGCTGTGAGGACTCAGACACAGTGCAGTGTTATCATGAATCCGGTGGACCAGCTATATTTCAGTACGAAGCTGAAAATACGTCGTCAGTGATAACCGATCACTTCGGATACATATTTATAACCAGGCACCCAGGGGAAGTGCAAGTCCTGGCTCCAGACGGAACCTATGTCACATGTATTCATCGAAATGCAATGCAACGGATAAAGTTTTCAGCATTTAACAAATCAATGGATAAACTGTTTATAACAACCTACAAGGATTCGATGATACATGTTTTAGATGTTAAAAGAGaagaatatgtttaa